The proteins below are encoded in one region of Micromonospora yangpuensis:
- the tpiA gene encoding triose-phosphate isomerase, whose amino-acid sequence MAATQRRPLMAGNWKMNLNHLEAIALVQKLAFSLNEDQLTAVETVVLPPFVDLRSVQTLVDGDKLLIRYGAQDLSPYQSGAYTGDISGAMLAKLGCSYVTVGHSERRAYHHEDDALVNAKVGAALANGLTPILCVGEGLEVREELRHVPHCCDQLDAALAGLTAEQVTKVVVAYEPVWAIGTGKTATPEDAQEVCGAVRRRLAERFDPTTADQVRILYGGSVKSSNVAAIMAQPDVDGALVGGASLDADEFSQICRFPEHIAR is encoded by the coding sequence ATGGCGGCAACGCAACGCCGGCCGTTGATGGCCGGCAACTGGAAGATGAACCTGAACCACCTGGAAGCCATCGCGCTGGTCCAGAAGCTGGCGTTCAGCCTGAACGAGGACCAGCTCACCGCGGTGGAGACGGTGGTACTGCCACCCTTCGTCGACCTGCGCAGCGTGCAGACCCTCGTCGACGGGGACAAACTGCTCATCCGGTACGGCGCACAGGACCTGTCGCCGTACCAGTCGGGGGCGTACACCGGGGACATCTCCGGGGCGATGCTGGCCAAGCTCGGCTGCTCGTACGTCACCGTCGGGCACTCCGAGCGGCGGGCGTACCACCACGAGGACGACGCCCTGGTCAACGCCAAGGTGGGCGCGGCGCTGGCCAACGGCCTGACGCCGATCCTCTGCGTGGGGGAGGGGCTGGAGGTCCGCGAGGAGCTGCGGCACGTGCCGCACTGCTGCGACCAGCTCGACGCGGCCCTGGCCGGGCTCACCGCCGAGCAGGTGACCAAGGTCGTCGTGGCGTACGAGCCGGTCTGGGCGATCGGCACCGGCAAGACCGCGACCCCCGAGGACGCCCAGGAGGTGTGCGGGGCGGTTCGTAGGCGGCTGGCCGAGCGGTTCGACCCGACCACCGCCGACCAGGTACGGATCCTCTACGGCGGGTCGGTCAAGTCCTCGAACGTCGCCGCGATCATGGCCCAGCCGGACGTGGACGGCGCGCTGGTGGGCGGGGCGAGCCTGGACGCCGACGAGTTTTCTCAGATCTGTCGGTTCCCGGAGCACATCGCCCGCTGA
- a CDS encoding gluconeogenesis factor YvcK family protein, translating to MTPTRVVAFGGGHGLAASLRALRRCVPDLALDITAVVTVGDDGGSSGRLRAQRGGLPPGDLRQALVALAADEPAARRSAGLFQHRFAGDSPHGLDGHAVGNLVLAGLIELLGDPVAALEHAGSMLGAVGRVLPMSCQPVDIEARVRGVDPARPDEVQTLRGQHQVAVTGGRVEALRLTPTAPTACPQAVRAIHEADWLIFGPGSWYTSVLPHLLVPGLAEAIVSCRARRLVTLNLATEQETLGLSLADHLAALRWYLPELSVDLVLADAKAVGDPGPVEGAAESLGARLVLAPVAVADGTPRHDPDALGAALVPVLGADR from the coding sequence ATGACGCCGACCCGGGTCGTCGCCTTCGGCGGGGGACACGGGCTGGCGGCGTCGCTGCGGGCGCTGCGGCGGTGCGTACCCGATCTGGCATTGGACATCACCGCGGTGGTGACCGTCGGCGACGACGGCGGCTCCAGCGGCCGGCTGCGCGCCCAGCGCGGCGGCCTGCCCCCCGGTGACCTGCGGCAGGCGCTGGTCGCGTTGGCCGCCGACGAGCCGGCCGCCCGGCGCAGCGCCGGCCTGTTCCAGCACCGCTTCGCCGGGGACTCCCCGCACGGCCTGGACGGGCACGCGGTCGGCAACCTGGTCCTGGCCGGCCTGATCGAGCTGCTCGGCGACCCGGTCGCCGCCCTGGAACACGCCGGGTCGATGCTCGGCGCGGTCGGCCGGGTGCTGCCGATGTCCTGCCAGCCGGTCGACATCGAGGCCCGGGTACGCGGCGTCGACCCGGCCCGACCGGACGAGGTGCAGACCCTGCGGGGTCAGCACCAGGTCGCGGTGACCGGTGGCCGGGTGGAGGCGCTGCGGCTCACCCCGACCGCCCCGACGGCCTGCCCGCAGGCGGTCCGGGCGATCCACGAGGCGGACTGGCTGATCTTCGGCCCCGGCAGCTGGTACACCAGCGTGCTGCCGCACCTGCTGGTGCCGGGGCTGGCCGAGGCGATCGTGTCCTGCCGGGCCCGGCGACTGGTCACCCTCAACCTCGCCACCGAGCAGGAGACGCTCGGGCTCTCCCTCGCCGACCACCTCGCCGCGCTGCGCTGGTACCTGCCCGAATTGTCGGTGGACCTGGTGCTGGCCGACGCCAAGGCGGTGGGCGATCCGGGACCGGTCGAGGGTGCGGCAGAATCCCTGGGGGCCCGGCTGGTCCTCGCCCCGGTCGCCGTCGCCGACGGCACACCTCGCCATGATCCAGACGCCCTGGGCGCCGCACTGGTGCCTGTCCTGGGCGCCGATCGTTAG
- the pgl gene encoding 6-phosphogluconolactonase — MSEASVAVHADADLLAQAVAARLVVKLLDAQAERGQASVVLTGGRIAAAVYRAVGALPARDAIDWSRVDVWWGDERFLPAGDPDRNETQARAALLDQVPLDPARVHPMPASDGPDGADPEAGAARYAEELAAAARPGHAALPHFDVLMLGVGEDGHVASVFPEHPVHHDNRPVSAVRGSPKPPPVRTTLTLPTINTAEEVWLVAGGADKAQAVGMALAGAGPQQLPAAGVHGVSRTLWLLDRAAAANVPPRFRSLR, encoded by the coding sequence ATGAGTGAGGCGAGTGTCGCCGTACACGCCGACGCCGACCTGCTGGCGCAGGCGGTGGCGGCCAGGTTGGTGGTGAAGCTGCTCGACGCCCAGGCCGAACGGGGTCAGGCGTCGGTGGTGTTGACCGGTGGGCGGATCGCCGCCGCGGTGTACCGGGCGGTGGGCGCGCTGCCGGCCCGGGACGCCATCGACTGGTCCCGGGTCGACGTGTGGTGGGGCGACGAGCGGTTCCTGCCCGCCGGTGACCCGGACCGCAACGAGACCCAGGCCCGGGCGGCCCTGCTCGACCAAGTGCCGCTGGACCCGGCCCGGGTGCACCCGATGCCGGCCTCCGACGGCCCCGACGGCGCCGACCCGGAGGCCGGTGCCGCCCGGTACGCCGAGGAGCTGGCGGCGGCGGCCCGACCGGGGCACGCCGCCCTGCCCCACTTCGACGTCCTGATGTTGGGCGTCGGCGAGGACGGGCACGTCGCGTCGGTCTTCCCGGAACATCCGGTGCACCACGACAACCGACCGGTGAGCGCCGTGCGGGGCAGCCCCAAGCCGCCACCGGTGCGGACCACCCTCACCCTGCCGACGATCAACACGGCGGAAGAGGTGTGGCTGGTGGCCGGCGGGGCGGACAAGGCCCAGGCGGTGGGCATGGCGCTGGCCGGGGCAGGTCCGCAGCAGCTGCCGGCGGCCGGGGTGCACGGCGTGAGCCGTACCCTCTGGTTGCTGGACCGGGCGGCGGCGGCCAACGTGCCACCCCGCTTCCGCAGCCTCCGCTAA
- the whiA gene encoding DNA-binding protein WhiA, with translation MAMTAAVKDELSRVDVPKPCCRRAEMAALLRFAGGLHIVSGRVVVEAELDTGSVARRLRREVAEVYGYPSEIHVLASGGLRKGSHFIVRVVKDGEMLARQTGLLDVRGRPVRGLPPHVVAANVCCAVSAWRGAFMAHGSLTEPGRSSALEITCPGPESALALVGAARRIGITAKNREVRGVDRVVVKDGDAIAALLTRVGAHSSVLAWEERRVRREVRATANRLANFDDANLRRSARAAVAAAARVTRALEILADDAPNHLTDAGRLRLEHRQASLEELGALANPPLTKDAIAGRIRRLLALADKRARDLGIPDTEAAVTPDMLVV, from the coding sequence ATGGCGATGACGGCTGCGGTGAAGGACGAGCTGAGTCGGGTCGACGTGCCCAAGCCCTGCTGCCGGCGAGCGGAGATGGCGGCCCTGCTGCGCTTCGCCGGGGGGCTGCACATCGTCTCCGGCCGGGTGGTGGTCGAGGCCGAACTCGACACCGGCTCGGTGGCCCGTCGGCTGCGGCGGGAGGTCGCCGAGGTCTACGGCTATCCCAGTGAGATCCACGTCCTCGCCTCCGGTGGCCTGCGCAAGGGCAGCCACTTCATCGTCCGGGTGGTCAAGGACGGTGAGATGCTGGCCCGCCAGACCGGCCTGCTGGACGTGCGGGGCCGGCCGGTGCGGGGTCTGCCGCCGCACGTGGTGGCGGCCAACGTCTGCTGCGCGGTGTCGGCCTGGCGGGGCGCGTTCATGGCGCACGGCTCGCTCACCGAGCCGGGCCGCTCCAGCGCGCTGGAGATCACCTGTCCAGGCCCGGAGTCGGCGCTGGCCCTGGTCGGTGCCGCCCGGCGGATCGGCATCACCGCCAAGAACCGCGAGGTGCGGGGGGTGGACCGGGTGGTGGTCAAGGACGGCGACGCGATCGCCGCGCTGCTCACCCGGGTCGGCGCGCACTCCAGCGTGCTGGCCTGGGAGGAGCGTCGGGTACGCCGTGAGGTGCGGGCCACCGCGAACCGGCTGGCCAACTTCGACGACGCGAACCTGCGCCGCTCCGCGCGGGCCGCGGTGGCCGCCGCCGCCCGGGTCACCCGGGCGCTGGAGATACTGGCCGACGACGCGCCGAACCACCTGACCGACGCCGGCCGGTTGCGCCTGGAGCACCGGCAGGCCTCGCTGGAGGAGTTGGGAGCGCTGGCCAACCCGCCGCTTACCAAGGACGCCATCGCCGGCCGGATAAGGCGACTGCTCGCCCTGGCCGACAAGCGGGCCCGCGACCTGGGCATCCCGGATACGGAAGCGGCCGTCACGCCCGACATGCTCGTGGTCTGA
- the secG gene encoding preprotein translocase subunit SecG, which yields MPIAFAYTLIVLLVITSVLLVMLILLHRGKGGGLSSMFGGGVSSSLAGSSVAEKNLDRYTVLVGIVWFACIVGLGLWLRLAMNSA from the coding sequence ATGCCGATCGCATTCGCATACACGTTGATCGTGTTGCTGGTCATCACGAGCGTGTTGCTCGTCATGCTGATCCTGCTACACCGAGGTAAGGGTGGCGGGTTGTCCAGCATGTTCGGCGGTGGGGTCAGCTCCAGCCTCGCCGGTTCGTCGGTGGCCGAGAAGAACCTCGACCGGTACACCGTCCTGGTGGGGATCGTCTGGTTCGCCTGCATCGTCGGGCTGGGGCTCTGGCTCCGGCTCGCGATGAACAGCGCCTGA
- a CDS encoding glucose-6-phosphate isomerase: MSDLLDGPVEAAAGLSVHGADTVDRSAPASTRDALVSAGVPAKLAAKDPTLWGPDAQAEAQVRLGWVDTWRQSRELLPQLAELRAELADLDHVVLAGMGGSSLAPEVIARTLGKSLTVLDTTDPGQVRAALADRLERTVVVVASKSGSTVETDSHRRAYWQAFLDAGLSEAEAGRHFVIVTDPGSPLADTAAEMGAFTVLADPNVGGRYSALTAFGMVPAALIGVEVAELLDEAEALAGSFGADRDNPGLALGAALGAAATMGRDKVALVSDGTGIEGLGDWAEQLIAESTGKAGIGILPVVVESPQSPGATGADVLTVSYGGALTAGAVPGGGATPDVAVNGSLGAQFMTWEYATAIAGVVLGIDPFNQPNVTESKENTNKILASGPPAERPSFTDGAIEVYAPDGAPGDLVGALRWLLDGLGAEGYLAAMAYLDRFADAEAARLRPLLAAAGGRPVTFGWGPRFLHSTGQYHKGGPQVGSYLQLTGAVGDDLPVPGKPYTFGQLQAAQAAGDRQALAGRQRPVLRLHLTDRAAGIAQLLDAAGRLST; this comes from the coding sequence ATGAGTGACCTGCTCGACGGGCCGGTCGAGGCCGCCGCGGGGCTGTCCGTGCACGGCGCCGACACGGTCGACCGGTCCGCCCCGGCCTCCACCCGGGACGCGCTGGTCTCGGCCGGGGTGCCGGCGAAGCTGGCCGCCAAGGACCCGACGCTGTGGGGTCCGGACGCCCAGGCCGAGGCGCAGGTCCGGCTGGGCTGGGTGGACACCTGGCGGCAGAGCCGGGAGCTGCTCCCCCAGCTCGCCGAGCTGCGGGCCGAGCTGGCCGACCTGGACCACGTGGTGCTGGCCGGGATGGGCGGTTCGTCGCTGGCCCCCGAGGTCATCGCGCGGACCCTCGGCAAGTCGCTGACGGTGCTGGACACCACCGACCCCGGGCAGGTCCGGGCGGCGCTGGCCGACCGGCTGGAACGCACGGTCGTGGTGGTGGCCAGCAAGTCCGGCTCCACGGTCGAGACGGACAGCCACCGCCGGGCGTACTGGCAGGCGTTCCTGGACGCGGGGCTGAGCGAGGCGGAGGCCGGCCGGCACTTCGTCATCGTCACCGACCCGGGCTCGCCGTTGGCCGACACCGCGGCCGAGATGGGCGCCTTCACGGTGCTCGCCGACCCGAACGTGGGCGGCCGGTACTCCGCGTTGACCGCGTTCGGGATGGTGCCCGCCGCCCTGATCGGCGTCGAGGTGGCCGAGCTGCTCGACGAGGCCGAGGCGCTCGCCGGTTCCTTCGGCGCCGACCGGGACAACCCCGGGCTGGCCCTGGGCGCGGCGCTGGGCGCGGCGGCCACCATGGGCCGGGACAAGGTCGCGCTGGTCTCCGACGGCACCGGCATCGAGGGCCTGGGTGACTGGGCCGAGCAGCTGATCGCCGAGTCGACAGGCAAGGCCGGAATCGGGATCCTGCCGGTCGTGGTGGAGTCGCCGCAGAGCCCCGGCGCCACCGGCGCGGACGTGCTGACCGTGAGCTACGGCGGCGCGCTGACCGCCGGTGCGGTGCCCGGCGGCGGGGCCACCCCGGACGTCGCGGTCAACGGTTCGCTCGGCGCCCAGTTCATGACCTGGGAGTACGCCACCGCGATCGCGGGCGTGGTGCTCGGCATCGATCCGTTCAACCAGCCGAACGTGACCGAGAGCAAGGAGAACACCAACAAGATCCTCGCCTCGGGTCCGCCGGCCGAGCGGCCGTCGTTCACCGACGGCGCGATCGAGGTGTACGCACCGGACGGCGCCCCGGGTGACCTGGTAGGCGCGCTGCGCTGGCTGCTGGACGGGCTGGGCGCGGAGGGCTACCTGGCCGCGATGGCGTACCTGGACCGGTTCGCCGATGCCGAGGCGGCCCGGCTGCGACCGCTGCTGGCCGCGGCGGGCGGACGTCCGGTGACCTTCGGCTGGGGGCCGCGCTTCCTGCACTCCACCGGCCAGTACCACAAGGGTGGTCCGCAGGTGGGCAGCTACCTGCAGCTGACCGGCGCGGTCGGCGACGACCTGCCGGTGCCCGGCAAGCCGTACACCTTCGGGCAGTTGCAGGCGGCGCAGGCCGCCGGTGACCGGCAGGCGCTCGCCGGCCGGCAGCGGCCGGTGCTGCGGCTGCACCTGACCGACCGGGCGGCGGGCATCGCCCAGCTGCTGGATGCGGCCGGACGGCTGTCGACGTGA
- a CDS encoding phosphoglycerate kinase, giving the protein MSIRTLDDLLAEGVSGRRVLVRADLNVPLDKQTGAITDDGRIRAVLPTLRALTEAGAKVVVFSHLGRPKGAPDPQYSLRPVAGRLGELLGVPVSFAEDTVGDSARSTVDALADGELALLENLRFNKGETSKNDAERGAFADQLAALGEAYVDDAFGAVHRKHASVHDVPARLPHVAGRLVLREVEVLSRLTGEPERPYVVVLGGSKVSDKLAVIEALLPKVDKLLIGGGMCFTFLKAQGHEVGTSLLEEEMVGTCADLLARADGKILLPVDVVAADAFAPDAAHDTVPADAIPSKRLGLDVGPRTVAAFAEVIGTARTVFWNGPMGVFEMPAFAAGTRGVAEAITKADAFTVVGGGDSAAAVRALGLDESSFGHISTGGGASLEYLEGKTLPGIAALED; this is encoded by the coding sequence GTGAGCATCCGTACCCTCGACGACCTGCTCGCCGAGGGGGTGTCGGGTCGGCGCGTGCTGGTGCGCGCCGACCTGAACGTCCCACTCGACAAGCAGACCGGTGCGATCACCGACGACGGCCGGATCCGGGCGGTGCTGCCGACGCTGCGGGCGCTGACCGAGGCCGGCGCGAAGGTCGTGGTCTTCTCCCACCTGGGCCGCCCCAAGGGCGCCCCGGACCCGCAGTACAGCCTGCGTCCGGTCGCCGGGCGCCTCGGTGAGCTGCTCGGGGTCCCGGTGAGCTTCGCCGAGGACACCGTCGGTGACTCGGCGCGCTCCACCGTGGACGCGCTCGCCGACGGCGAGCTGGCCCTGCTGGAGAACCTGCGCTTCAACAAGGGCGAGACCAGCAAGAACGACGCCGAGCGGGGTGCCTTCGCCGACCAGCTCGCCGCCCTCGGCGAGGCGTACGTCGACGACGCGTTCGGTGCGGTGCACCGCAAGCACGCGAGCGTCCACGACGTACCGGCCCGGCTGCCGCACGTGGCCGGCCGGCTGGTGCTGCGCGAGGTCGAGGTGCTGTCCCGGCTGACCGGCGAGCCGGAGCGGCCGTACGTGGTGGTCCTCGGCGGCTCGAAGGTCTCCGACAAGCTGGCCGTGATCGAGGCGCTGCTGCCGAAGGTCGACAAGCTGCTCATCGGCGGCGGGATGTGCTTCACCTTCCTCAAGGCCCAGGGCCACGAGGTGGGCACCTCGCTGCTGGAGGAGGAGATGGTCGGCACCTGTGCCGACCTGCTGGCGCGGGCCGACGGCAAGATCCTGCTCCCGGTCGACGTGGTGGCCGCCGACGCGTTCGCCCCGGACGCCGCGCACGACACGGTGCCGGCCGACGCCATCCCGAGCAAGCGGCTCGGCCTGGACGTCGGGCCGCGTACGGTCGCGGCGTTCGCCGAGGTGATCGGGACGGCCCGGACGGTCTTCTGGAACGGCCCGATGGGTGTGTTCGAGATGCCGGCGTTCGCCGCCGGCACCCGGGGGGTGGCCGAGGCCATCACCAAGGCCGACGCGTTCACCGTGGTCGGCGGCGGGGACTCCGCCGCGGCGGTGCGGGCCCTCGGGCTCGACGAGTCGTCGTTCGGACACATCTCCACCGGCGGGGGAGCCTCGCTGGAGTACCTGGAGGGCAAGACCCTCCCCGGCATCGCGGCGCTGGAGGACTGA
- a CDS encoding glucose-6-phosphate dehydrogenase assembly protein OpcA, producing the protein MIGLWDTTGNEVVKALAAERRSAGGVASGMALTLIVVTDEKRVRDAEAAATVAAAAHPCRLLVVVRADVERNRDRLDAEIVVGGRLGPCEAVVMRMYGRLALHAESVVMPLLVPDVPVVTWWHGEPPTEIATDFLGVVADRRITDTAQAPDPLAALRLRAEDYAPGDTDLAWTRITPWRTLVAGAFDTTQAQVTEATIVAPPKDPTAALMSGWLSSRLGITPRWEATEEFPRMRQVQLRCANGDELTLTRDDSRATFRRTGQQDRTLPLVRRPLGDELAEELRRLDADQVYAEALGASAGLADLDRRPAQRVHIWKDPTTAERTRAGATAHAGPADN; encoded by the coding sequence TTGATCGGCCTGTGGGACACCACCGGTAACGAGGTGGTCAAGGCGCTGGCCGCCGAGCGGCGCAGCGCCGGCGGAGTGGCCAGTGGGATGGCACTCACGCTGATCGTGGTGACGGACGAGAAGCGGGTCCGCGACGCGGAGGCGGCGGCGACGGTGGCCGCCGCCGCCCACCCGTGCCGGCTGCTGGTGGTGGTCCGCGCCGACGTGGAACGCAACCGGGACCGGCTGGACGCGGAGATCGTCGTCGGCGGGCGGCTCGGCCCGTGCGAGGCGGTGGTGATGCGGATGTACGGGCGGCTCGCCCTGCACGCCGAGTCGGTGGTGATGCCGCTGCTGGTGCCGGACGTACCGGTGGTGACCTGGTGGCACGGCGAGCCGCCGACGGAGATCGCCACCGACTTCCTCGGGGTGGTGGCCGACCGGCGGATCACCGACACCGCCCAGGCTCCCGACCCGCTCGCGGCACTGCGCCTGCGGGCCGAGGACTACGCCCCGGGTGACACCGATCTGGCGTGGACTCGGATCACCCCGTGGCGCACCCTGGTCGCGGGGGCGTTCGACACCACCCAGGCGCAGGTCACCGAGGCGACGATCGTGGCGCCGCCGAAGGATCCGACCGCGGCGCTGATGTCCGGCTGGTTGAGCAGCCGGCTGGGCATCACCCCGCGGTGGGAGGCCACCGAGGAGTTCCCCCGGATGCGTCAGGTGCAGCTGCGCTGCGCCAACGGTGACGAGTTGACCCTGACCCGGGACGACAGCCGGGCCACCTTCCGCCGTACCGGGCAGCAGGACCGGACCCTGCCGTTGGTCCGTCGGCCGCTCGGCGACGAGCTGGCCGAGGAGCTGCGCCGGCTCGACGCCGACCAGGTGTACGCCGAGGCGCTGGGTGCCTCGGCCGGCCTGGCCGACCTGGACCGGCGGCCCGCTCAGCGGGTGCACATCTGGAAGGACCCGACCACCGCCGAACGGACCCGGGCCGGCGCCACCGCGCACGCCGGCCCGGCCGACAACTGA
- the zwf gene encoding glucose-6-phosphate dehydrogenase: protein MNDVDRAERGGGVNPLRDAQDRRLPRIPEPCALVIFGVTGDLARKKLLPAVYDLANRGLLPPGFVVLGFARRDWADGDFESLAHEAAKEHCRTPWREEVWARLAGNIKFVGGSFDDDAAFDRLARTLDDLRDSHGIHGNAAFYFSIPPAAFPVVLKQLARTGMADNEKCGGWRRVVVEKPFGHDLPSAKELNDLVDDVFTGQDVFRIDHYLGKETVQNILALRFANNLFEPLWNSHYVDSVQITMAEDVGIGSRAGFYDSVGTARDVVQNHLLQLLALVAMEEPTSFDADEIRAEKLKVLRAITIPADVARDTVRGQYLPGWVGGQRAVGYRDEDGVPADSTTETYVAVKLGIQNRRWAEVPFYIRAGKRLPRRVTEVAIMFKKAPHLPFNDADMEMLGNNQLVIRVQPDEGVVLKFGSKVPGTTMEVRDIAMDFQYGEAFTESSPEAYERLVLDVLIGDRTLFPDAAEVEQSWAVVDPLVHAWEDTKPKPYRSGEWGPRAADEMLAREGRAWRRA, encoded by the coding sequence ATGAACGACGTGGACCGAGCGGAGCGAGGAGGCGGCGTGAACCCCCTACGCGACGCCCAGGACCGGCGGCTGCCGAGGATCCCGGAGCCGTGCGCTCTGGTGATCTTCGGCGTCACCGGTGACCTGGCTCGCAAGAAGCTGTTACCCGCGGTGTACGACCTGGCCAACCGGGGGCTGCTGCCCCCGGGCTTCGTGGTGCTGGGCTTCGCCCGGCGCGACTGGGCCGACGGCGACTTCGAGTCGCTGGCCCACGAGGCGGCCAAGGAGCACTGCCGGACCCCGTGGCGGGAGGAGGTCTGGGCCCGGCTGGCCGGCAACATCAAGTTCGTCGGCGGCTCGTTCGACGACGACGCGGCCTTCGACCGGCTCGCCCGGACCCTGGACGACCTGCGCGACAGCCACGGCATCCACGGCAACGCCGCGTTCTACTTCTCCATCCCCCCGGCGGCGTTCCCGGTGGTGCTCAAGCAGCTCGCCCGCACCGGCATGGCCGACAACGAGAAGTGCGGCGGCTGGCGTCGGGTGGTGGTCGAGAAGCCGTTCGGGCACGACCTGCCCTCGGCCAAGGAGCTCAACGACCTGGTCGACGACGTCTTCACCGGCCAGGACGTCTTCCGCATCGACCACTACCTGGGCAAGGAGACGGTCCAGAACATCCTCGCCCTGCGGTTCGCCAACAACCTGTTCGAGCCGCTGTGGAACTCGCACTACGTCGACTCGGTGCAGATCACCATGGCCGAGGACGTCGGGATCGGCAGCCGGGCCGGCTTCTACGACTCGGTGGGCACCGCCCGGGACGTGGTGCAGAACCACCTGCTCCAGCTGCTCGCCCTGGTCGCGATGGAGGAGCCGACCAGCTTCGACGCCGACGAGATCCGGGCCGAGAAGCTCAAGGTGCTGCGGGCCATCACCATCCCGGCCGACGTGGCCCGGGACACCGTCCGGGGCCAGTACCTGCCCGGCTGGGTGGGCGGTCAGCGGGCTGTCGGCTACCGGGACGAGGACGGTGTCCCGGCGGACTCCACCACCGAGACGTACGTGGCGGTCAAGCTCGGCATCCAGAACCGCCGCTGGGCCGAGGTGCCGTTCTACATCCGGGCCGGCAAGCGGTTGCCCCGCCGGGTGACCGAGGTCGCCATCATGTTCAAGAAGGCGCCCCACCTGCCGTTCAACGACGCCGACATGGAGATGCTCGGCAACAACCAGCTCGTCATCCGGGTCCAGCCGGACGAGGGCGTGGTGCTCAAGTTCGGCTCCAAGGTGCCGGGCACCACCATGGAGGTCCGCGACATCGCGATGGACTTCCAGTACGGCGAGGCGTTCACCGAGTCCAGCCCCGAGGCGTACGAGCGGTTGGTGCTGGACGTCCTCATCGGTGACCGGACGCTCTTCCCCGACGCCGCCGAGGTCGAGCAGAGCTGGGCGGTGGTCGACCCCCTGGTGCACGCCTGGGAGGACACCAAGCCGAAGCCGTACCGCTCCGGCGAGTGGGGCCCCCGGGCCGCCGACGAGATGCTGGCCCGCGAGGGCCGGGCGTGGCGGCGGGCGTGA
- the gap gene encoding type I glyceraldehyde-3-phosphate dehydrogenase → MTIRVGINGFGRIGRNFFRAVLASGADVEVVAVNDLTDNATLAHLLKYDSILGRLPHEVKATADEITVGGKTIKAYAERDPGKLPWGDLGVDVVIESTGFFTDATKAKAHVDGGAKKVIISAPAKNEDVTVVMGVNQDQYDPAKHTIISNASCTTNCLAPMAKVLQDTFGINKGLMTTIHAYTQDQNLQDAPHSDLRRARAAALNIVPTSTGAAKAIGLVLPELKGKLDGYALRVPIPTGSATDLSVEVGRETTVDEVNAAIKAAAEGPLKGILVYNEDPIVSSDIVTDPASCIFDAPLTKVIGNQVKVVGWYDNEWGYSNRLVDLVKLVGKSL, encoded by the coding sequence GTGACCATCCGGGTTGGCATCAACGGCTTCGGCCGCATCGGCCGTAACTTCTTCCGGGCCGTCCTGGCGTCCGGAGCGGACGTCGAGGTAGTGGCGGTCAACGACCTGACCGACAACGCGACGCTCGCCCACCTGCTCAAGTACGACAGCATCCTGGGTCGTCTGCCGCACGAGGTCAAGGCGACCGCCGACGAGATCACCGTGGGCGGTAAGACCATCAAGGCGTACGCCGAGCGGGACCCGGGCAAGCTGCCCTGGGGCGACCTGGGTGTCGACGTGGTCATCGAGTCGACCGGTTTCTTCACCGACGCCACCAAGGCCAAGGCGCACGTCGACGGCGGGGCCAAGAAGGTCATCATCTCCGCTCCGGCGAAGAACGAGGACGTCACGGTCGTCATGGGCGTCAACCAGGACCAGTACGACCCGGCCAAGCACACGATCATCTCGAACGCCTCCTGCACCACCAACTGCCTCGCCCCGATGGCCAAGGTGCTGCAGGACACGTTCGGCATCAACAAGGGTCTGATGACCACCATCCACGCGTACACCCAGGACCAGAACCTGCAGGACGCGCCGCACTCCGACCTGCGTCGGGCCCGCGCCGCCGCGCTGAACATCGTGCCGACCTCCACCGGCGCCGCGAAGGCCATCGGCCTGGTCCTGCCGGAGCTCAAGGGCAAGCTCGACGGGTACGCCCTGCGGGTGCCGATCCCGACCGGCTCGGCCACCGACCTCAGCGTCGAGGTCGGCCGGGAGACCACCGTGGACGAGGTCAACGCCGCCATCAAGGCCGCCGCCGAGGGCCCGCTCAAGGGCATCCTGGTCTACAACGAGGACCCGATCGTCTCCTCGGACATCGTCACCGACCCGGCGTCCTGCATCTTCGACGCGCCGCTGACCAAGGTGATCGGCAACCAGGTCAAGGTCGTCGGCTGGTACGACAACGAGTGGGGCTACTCCAACCGCCTGGTCGACCTGGTCAAGCTGGTGGGTAAGTCCCTGTGA